Sequence from the Mixophyes fleayi isolate aMixFle1 chromosome 4, aMixFle1.hap1, whole genome shotgun sequence genome:
ACCAGGAGAAACATCAGAACAATGAGCACATCCAACACCAGGAGAAACATCAGAACAATCAGCACATCCAACACCAGGAGAAACATCAGAACAATCAGCACATCCAACACCAGGAGAAACATCAGAACAATGAGCACATCCAACACCAGGAGAAACATCAGAACAATGAGCACATCCAACACCAGGAGAAACATCAGAACAATCAGCACATCCAACACCAGGAGAAACATCAGAACAATGAGCACATCCAACACCAGGAGAAACAACAGAACAACGAGCACATCCAACACCATGAGAAACATCAGAACAATGAGCTCATCCAACACCACGAGAAACATCAGAACAATGATCACATCCAACACCAGGAGAAACATCAGAACAATTAGCACATCCAACACCACGAGAAACATCAGAACAAAGAGCTCATCCAACACCATGAGAAACATCAGAACAATGATCACATCCAACACCTGAAGAAACATCAGAACAACGAGCACATCCAACAACAGGAGAAACATCAGAACAATGATCACATCCAACAACTGGAAAAACTTAAGAACAATGAGCACATCCAACACCTGAAGAAACATCAGAACAATGAGCACATCCAACACCAGGAGAAACATCAGAACAATGATCACATCCAACACCAGTAGAAACATCAGAACAAAGAGCACATCCAACACCAGGAGAAACATCAGAACAATGAGCACATCCAACACCAGGAGAAACATCAGAACAATGAGCACATCCAACACCAGGAGAAACATCAGAACAATGAGCACATCCAACACCAGGAGAAACAACAGAACAACGAGTACATCCAACACCAGGAGAAACAACAGAACAACGAGTACATCCAACACCATGAGAAACATCAGAACAATGAGCTCATCCAACACCACGAGAAACATCAGAACAAAGAGCTCATCCAACACCATGAGAAACATCAGAACAATGATCACATCCAACACCAGGAGAAACATCAGAACAATGAGCACATCCAACACCACGAGAAACAACAGAACAATGATCACATCCAACACCAGGAGAAACAACAGAACAATGATCACATCCAACAACTGGAGAAACAGCAGAACAATGATCACATCAACACCAGGAGAAACAACAGAACAATGATCACATCCAACAACAGGAGAAACAACAGAACAATGATCACATCCAATAACTGGAGAAACAACAGAACAATGATCACATCCAACAACAGGAGAAACAACAGAACAATGATCACATCCAATAACTGGAGAAACAACAGAACAATGATCACATCTAACACCAGGAGAAACATCAGAACAATGATCACATCCAACAACAGGAGAAACAACAGAACAATGATCAAATCTAacatcagaacaaaacaaaacatcctAGAAGagtataaaacaaataacatCTACTA
This genomic interval carries:
- the LOC142149604 gene encoding uncharacterized protein LOC142149604; protein product: IGQVKHQNNEHIQHHEKQQNNKHIQHQEKRPKNELIQHQEKRPNNDHIQYQEKHQNNEHIQHQEKHQNKEHIQHQEKHQNNEHIQHQEKHQNNDHIQHQEKHQNNEHIQHQEKHQNNQHIQHQEKHQNNQHIQHQEKHQNNEHIQHQEKHQNNEHIQHQEKHQNNQHIQHQEKHQNNEHIQHQEKQQNNEHIQHHEKHQNNELIQHHEKHQNNDHIQHQEKHQNN